One genomic window of Vibrio natriegens NBRC 15636 = ATCC 14048 = DSM 759 includes the following:
- the nqrM gene encoding (Na+)-NQR maturation NqrM: MVWVFTFVGFLLIILLMSLGVIFHNKRIQGSCGGLNNVGVDKVCNCETSCSESQRRLYQISEPHSSSEH; the protein is encoded by the coding sequence ATGGTCTGGGTATTTACCTTTGTTGGTTTTCTCCTAATTATTTTATTGATGTCTCTTGGTGTGATTTTCCACAACAAGCGCATTCAAGGCAGCTGTGGTGGCCTGAATAATGTTGGTGTCGATAAAGTGTGTAACTGTGAAACCTCGTGTTCTGAATCTCAACGTCGCTTGTATCAAATTTCAGAGCCGCACTCGTCATCGGAGCATTAA
- a CDS encoding NifB/NifX family molybdenum-iron cluster-binding protein, translating into MIYAVPNDGERVANHFVKAPYIAIYSDEDGMLQNLANIAAMPQSGCKAKSQMIQSLDQYNVDAVLVRNIGERALEKLLRNGKQVFRLSTRSSIEDVLGVARTPLTDVSQGRPSANHNKKDGCGSCGCGGKQSKPSILSRPKPTRELLALKSSPAILSLKASDNKVG; encoded by the coding sequence ATGATTTATGCTGTTCCTAATGATGGTGAGCGCGTAGCCAACCACTTTGTCAAAGCGCCCTATATCGCTATTTATTCCGATGAAGACGGAATGCTGCAAAATTTAGCTAATATTGCTGCGATGCCACAGTCTGGCTGTAAAGCAAAATCTCAGATGATCCAGTCATTGGATCAGTACAACGTCGATGCAGTGCTGGTTCGTAATATTGGTGAACGAGCACTGGAAAAATTACTGCGTAATGGAAAGCAGGTATTTCGGTTGTCTACTCGTAGCTCTATAGAAGACGTTTTGGGCGTTGCCAGAACACCGCTGACCGACGTGTCTCAAGGTCGACCTTCGGCCAATCACAACAAAAAAGATGGTTGTGGATCATGTGGTTGTGGTGGTAAACAATCCAAACCGTCAATCTTGAGCCGCCCGAAACCGACTCGCGAGTTGTTAGCACTGAAATCCAGCCCCGCTATACTTAGTTTAAAGGCTTCAGATAACAAGGTTGGTTAG
- a CDS encoding DUF134 domain-containing protein yields MARPKIERKICGRAAHHCFKPNGVPFQQLEQVNILPEELEALRLADLEGLSQQQAADQMGISRQTFGNTVKRARFKVAKSLVEGHALVFPNEESNL; encoded by the coding sequence ATGGCTAGGCCAAAAATAGAACGGAAAATATGCGGGCGAGCTGCCCATCACTGTTTCAAGCCAAATGGTGTGCCGTTTCAGCAATTGGAACAAGTCAACATACTGCCCGAAGAACTCGAAGCACTGCGTCTCGCTGATTTAGAAGGGTTAAGTCAACAGCAAGCCGCCGATCAAATGGGTATTTCGAGACAAACTTTTGGCAACACGGTAAAAAGAGCACGATTTAAAGTCGCAAAAAGTTTAGTTGAAGGTCATGCACTGGTTTTTCCCAATGAGGAGTCGAACTTATGA
- a CDS encoding copper resistance protein NlpE — protein MKKTMLAVTSAVIILAGCQDEKPAEMTAVETPQVEEVQVAEATDAMPAPEEQAVEEQGISAETFVDTQHNASNALDWNGTYQGTLPCADCSGIDITITLNQDGTYLLEQSYQGKEDGQFKSEGQFSWDESGSTVTLTNEDAPNQYFVGENVLMKLDMNGEKVTGELANNYNLIKQQ, from the coding sequence ATGAAAAAGACAATGTTGGCAGTAACGAGTGCGGTTATTATTCTTGCGGGCTGTCAAGACGAAAAACCAGCAGAAATGACTGCGGTAGAAACGCCTCAAGTAGAAGAAGTGCAAGTCGCTGAAGCAACTGACGCAATGCCAGCGCCAGAAGAGCAAGCAGTGGAAGAACAAGGCATTTCAGCAGAAACATTTGTCGACACTCAACACAATGCAAGCAACGCTCTTGATTGGAATGGCACTTACCAAGGTACACTTCCATGTGCAGACTGCTCTGGTATTGATATCACTATCACTCTAAATCAAGACGGTACTTACCTGCTTGAGCAAAGCTACCAAGGCAAAGAAGATGGCCAATTCAAGTCAGAAGGTCAATTCAGCTGGGATGAAAGTGGCAGCACGGTAACGTTGACCAACGAAGACGCACCGAACCAGTACTTTGTCGGCGAGAACGTATTAATGAAGCTAGACATGAACGGTGAAAAAGTAACAGGCGAACTTGCTAATAATTACAACCTAATCAAACAGCAATAA
- a CDS encoding LysR family transcriptional regulator has product MKLPPLRAVHCFESVARNLSFSLAAEELNVTQSAVSHQIRLLEDYLGESLFIRQGRKLSLSDTGTQYLEDISPAITAIAMASQKVREGEKGSIRLAIYSSLAVKWLIPRLSDFKRLHPEIELTLNMMAGDPEQTESVGDCFITVQKPKRNYVSVHLYKDILYPVCSHKLWKEMQEMPMPEAFWQYPLLSTDSVYRERGKDWSEWCKAGGFTLPGNVDMQHFSHMLLAIEAARYDQGIAFANDFMLNERDIAHDLVYIPSHGLDTGDSFYFVHKKSRAKQAEIIKLTNWLKQQCM; this is encoded by the coding sequence ATGAAATTACCCCCGCTTAGAGCGGTTCACTGCTTCGAATCTGTGGCGCGAAATTTAAGCTTTTCGCTTGCCGCCGAAGAGCTCAATGTGACGCAAAGTGCTGTGAGTCACCAGATCCGTTTACTCGAGGATTATCTCGGGGAGTCGTTGTTCATTCGCCAAGGCAGGAAGCTCTCTTTGTCTGATACTGGCACGCAATATCTGGAAGACATCAGCCCTGCAATTACTGCCATCGCGATGGCGAGCCAGAAGGTTCGTGAAGGTGAGAAGGGCAGCATTCGTTTGGCGATTTATAGCTCGCTAGCGGTAAAATGGCTGATTCCACGTTTGTCTGATTTTAAACGCTTGCATCCCGAGATTGAACTTACGCTTAACATGATGGCGGGAGACCCAGAGCAAACCGAGAGTGTTGGAGATTGTTTCATCACGGTGCAAAAACCAAAGCGAAATTATGTCTCTGTTCACTTATATAAGGACATTTTATATCCGGTTTGTAGCCATAAATTATGGAAAGAGATGCAAGAAATGCCGATGCCGGAAGCGTTTTGGCAGTATCCACTTCTCTCTACCGACTCTGTCTATCGCGAGCGTGGAAAGGATTGGTCTGAGTGGTGTAAGGCGGGCGGATTTACTTTGCCAGGTAATGTCGATATGCAGCATTTTAGCCATATGCTATTAGCGATAGAGGCTGCGCGTTATGACCAAGGTATCGCATTTGCAAACGACTTTATGCTTAACGAACGAGATATCGCACATGACTTGGTTTATATCCCATCTCACGGTTTAGATACTGGTGATAGCTTTTACTTTGTTCATAAGAAAAGCCGCGCTAAGCAAGCCGAGATCATAAAGTTAACCAACTGGTTGAAGCAGCAGTGCATGTAG
- a CDS encoding DMT family transporter translates to MKVTSVGAAMLLLIVGNLIAVISDALIKSVGNDVPVFQFVLFRQVSAVLFLLPFCLLSRPTHFMEGFKWHAIRAHVWLLGAIFMVFAISSLPLATANAIFYAAPLMMLPIAALFFKEQLSKQSVAAAIMGFLGVLVIIRPDQIDWAAISAFVVAMSIAVNNLLIRKIPREQSVMHTLLMTNLAGIPVALLLVFIEGKPWDWSAFPVAAGSSLFIMIYAATCVLAYRSIESNKIASAEYSGLIGAAVIGFIWFDELPDIFMAIGTVMIIVPLIWLSKRERRIRKQQAQIQVNQEQQAQVT, encoded by the coding sequence GTGAAAGTTACATCTGTCGGAGCAGCAATGCTGCTATTAATTGTTGGAAACCTTATTGCGGTAATTTCAGACGCTTTGATTAAAAGTGTCGGTAATGATGTGCCCGTTTTTCAGTTTGTGCTATTCCGACAAGTTTCCGCTGTACTGTTTCTGCTGCCTTTTTGTTTACTGAGTCGACCAACTCATTTTATGGAAGGGTTTAAATGGCATGCTATTCGTGCACATGTATGGTTACTGGGCGCGATATTCATGGTCTTTGCAATTTCATCTTTGCCGCTGGCGACCGCAAACGCGATTTTCTATGCCGCTCCATTAATGATGTTGCCTATTGCCGCACTGTTTTTCAAAGAGCAGCTTTCGAAACAATCTGTCGCTGCTGCCATCATGGGCTTTTTAGGCGTGTTAGTCATCATTCGCCCGGATCAAATCGATTGGGCGGCGATTTCAGCATTTGTTGTAGCGATGAGTATTGCGGTCAATAACTTATTGATTCGAAAAATACCTAGAGAACAGTCCGTGATGCACACTTTGCTTATGACGAATTTAGCGGGTATTCCTGTTGCACTGTTGCTTGTTTTTATTGAAGGGAAACCTTGGGATTGGAGTGCTTTCCCAGTCGCCGCAGGTTCCAGCTTATTTATCATGATATATGCAGCGACATGTGTACTCGCGTATCGTTCAATAGAAAGCAATAAGATTGCCAGTGCGGAATACAGTGGCTTGATTGGCGCAGCCGTTATTGGCTTTATTTGGTTTGATGAATTGCCGGACATATTCATGGCTATTGGCACGGTCATGATAATAGTACCGTTGATTTGGCTGTCGAAGCGCGAGCGTCGTATTCGAAAACAACAAGCTCAAATTCAAGTCAATCAGGAGCAACAGGCGCAGGTTACCTGA
- a CDS encoding glycine zipper 2TM domain-containing protein, translating into MNTKSIAIAAVVVAVLAGCKEKTPPAPTQANITLIEAVTETVKNPHQVCKDVVVTQQVAPTDDNKILGTVGGAAAGAALGNQIGGGSGKIIATAAGTIAGALTGRKIQENVQKGDVVTTTKQQCHTEYTTSEKVVGYDVTYEVAGAPTTVRLASKPATKSFPIQDGNVVLPQ; encoded by the coding sequence ATGAATACTAAATCTATTGCAATTGCGGCCGTGGTTGTTGCTGTATTAGCAGGCTGTAAGGAGAAAACGCCGCCAGCTCCGACTCAAGCTAACATCACTTTGATTGAAGCAGTGACAGAAACAGTCAAGAACCCTCATCAAGTGTGTAAAGATGTGGTGGTAACACAGCAAGTTGCACCGACAGATGACAATAAAATTCTTGGTACTGTTGGTGGCGCTGCGGCTGGTGCTGCTCTTGGCAACCAGATTGGTGGTGGTTCTGGTAAGATCATTGCTACGGCAGCAGGGACAATTGCTGGTGCACTAACAGGTCGTAAGATCCAAGAAAATGTGCAAAAGGGCGATGTGGTAACGACGACGAAGCAGCAATGTCACACCGAATATACCACGTCAGAAAAAGTGGTTGGTTATGATGTCACCTATGAAGTCGCAGGTGCACCAACAACGGTTCGTCTAGCAAGTAAGCCAGCGACGAAAAGTTTCCCAATCCAAGACGGTAATGTCGTTCTGCCACAGTAA
- the pncB gene encoding nicotinate phosphoribosyltransferase, whose amino-acid sequence MTTNLFSSRIIQSALDFDVYKVNMMSAVAALYPDAMVSYKFIVRSEEDLSDLLPEVEAEILKLQDLRFTDDEINYMKSVAPYLKPEFVDALRHFRFNPQNDVSLHNKTMPDGSNQLRITITGLWKETILYETIIMSIVSEVRSRLRWSDIPLQQFQTVLQDKVSYLKSEMKRRNISSFKFSDMSTRRRFSFQAQRIMLEYLCQELPDCLTGTSNYHLAREMDLTPIGTVAHEWFMGHQALVNVRDSQKIALQRWQEMFNGALGIALTDTIGIDAFLKDFDEELSNAYFGVRHDSGCPFAWGEKMIQHYESLNIDPMTKTLVFTDGLNFEQALDICEHFQGRVQVSFGIGTFLANDMGEYINDKGTAYKPLSMVIKMVSCNDSPVAKISDEPEKAMCEDIFFLMNLKRRFEQPLDLDECRDLIDRLENEGQNYLIDA is encoded by the coding sequence ATGACAACCAATCTATTTTCTTCTCGCATCATCCAAAGTGCTTTGGACTTTGATGTCTACAAAGTGAACATGATGAGCGCTGTTGCCGCTCTGTACCCTGATGCGATGGTGTCATACAAATTTATCGTTCGTAGTGAAGAAGATCTGTCGGATTTATTGCCTGAGGTAGAAGCAGAAATCCTTAAGCTTCAAGACCTTCGTTTTACAGACGATGAAATCAACTACATGAAAAGTGTCGCTCCGTATCTCAAGCCCGAGTTTGTCGATGCATTACGCCACTTCCGCTTTAATCCACAAAATGATGTGTCGCTGCACAATAAAACGATGCCAGATGGTTCCAACCAATTACGCATCACGATCACTGGGTTGTGGAAAGAGACCATTTTGTACGAAACCATCATCATGAGTATCGTTTCTGAAGTTCGCAGTCGTCTGCGTTGGTCTGATATTCCGTTACAGCAGTTCCAGACTGTATTGCAAGATAAAGTTAGTTACCTTAAGTCGGAGATGAAGCGTCGTAATATCTCGAGTTTCAAATTTTCCGATATGTCGACTCGACGTCGTTTCTCCTTCCAGGCACAGCGAATCATGCTTGAGTATTTGTGCCAGGAGTTACCCGATTGTCTCACGGGGACCAGCAACTACCATTTAGCGCGTGAAATGGATCTCACCCCGATTGGCACTGTGGCTCATGAGTGGTTCATGGGGCATCAGGCGTTAGTGAATGTCCGTGACTCGCAGAAAATAGCGTTGCAACGTTGGCAGGAGATGTTTAACGGTGCGTTAGGCATTGCACTGACGGATACTATCGGTATTGATGCTTTCCTTAAAGACTTTGATGAAGAGCTCAGTAATGCCTACTTTGGTGTGCGTCATGACAGTGGTTGCCCATTCGCTTGGGGCGAAAAAATGATTCAGCATTATGAATCGTTGAATATCGACCCTATGACCAAGACTCTGGTATTTACCGATGGATTGAATTTTGAACAAGCGTTAGACATTTGTGAGCACTTTCAGGGTCGAGTTCAGGTTAGCTTCGGTATTGGTACTTTCCTGGCAAACGACATGGGCGAATATATTAATGATAAAGGCACGGCTTATAAGCCTTTATCCATGGTAATTAAAATGGTCTCCTGCAACGATTCGCCTGTCGCGAAAATTAGTGATGAACCAGAGAAAGCGATGTGTGAAGACATTTTCTTTTTGATGAATCTAAAGCGCCGCTTTGAACAGCCTTTAGATTTAGATGAGTGCCGTGATCTCATTGATCGCCTAGAGAATGAAGGGCAAAACTATTTGATTGATGCCTGA
- a CDS encoding NUDIX domain-containing protein produces the protein MIVTVDIIPFRLSGCANKGLEVLLIKRSNPNRPYHGVWALPGGFVFDKDLTHEGGRPADENFEAARRRICREKIHTYPRHFSEAFIDGDPKRDPDDWSLNITHYALVDRNNVEQINNAGVPECHLKWFPLQAILDGEETLAFDHQNTIEKAWQKLRASIEYTSVLLFALDKEFLVADIISAYQEFGIDISRMTIKRRLIDSGVLKPTNKVASTNKGKGGKPAMVYTLTSDEVTFFQNCLRG, from the coding sequence ATGATCGTAACTGTCGACATCATTCCATTCAGACTTTCTGGCTGTGCCAATAAAGGATTGGAAGTGTTGCTGATTAAACGTTCAAATCCGAACCGACCATACCATGGCGTATGGGCATTGCCGGGTGGATTTGTCTTTGATAAAGATTTGACCCATGAAGGCGGGCGTCCAGCGGATGAAAATTTCGAAGCGGCTCGTCGCCGTATTTGCCGAGAAAAAATCCATACTTACCCTCGTCATTTCAGTGAAGCGTTTATTGATGGTGATCCGAAGCGAGATCCAGACGACTGGAGTTTAAACATCACCCACTATGCCTTAGTGGATCGAAATAATGTTGAGCAAATCAACAACGCTGGCGTTCCAGAATGTCATCTAAAGTGGTTCCCGCTGCAGGCCATCCTAGATGGTGAGGAAACTCTGGCTTTTGACCATCAAAATACCATCGAAAAAGCCTGGCAAAAGTTGCGCGCTTCTATCGAATACACGTCCGTACTTCTGTTCGCGTTAGACAAAGAGTTTTTGGTTGCCGACATCATTTCTGCTTATCAGGAGTTTGGGATCGACATCAGCCGCATGACCATCAAACGCCGTTTGATCGACTCAGGCGTACTGAAACCAACCAACAAAGTCGCTTCCACCAACAAAGGTAAAGGTGGTAAACCAGCCATGGTGTACACACTAACTAGCGACGAAGTCACTTTTTTCCAAAACTGTTTGCGTGGATAA
- a CDS encoding nicotinamidase: MTVRVNYQTTAVFDVDPEKGFSELCPDELPVAGALEIVPELLKNHAKGRLKLVSRDLHPPKAAWDAETPTNMLEPVGLPNVDVKWNRHCVLGTTGVELLDGLPPVLEYDFQVNKGMDPDAHPYGVFFHDVADTKTTGANEFLKCNDIDTLVVGGLALDFCVKKSVMQALDLGFKVVVNLASTRAVLPDTLDDVIAEMKQNGALFVDCADDIIVEQFA; encoded by the coding sequence ATGACTGTTCGAGTTAACTATCAAACCACTGCGGTATTCGATGTGGATCCTGAGAAAGGGTTCAGTGAGCTTTGCCCTGACGAACTACCCGTAGCAGGCGCCCTTGAAATAGTACCGGAACTACTTAAAAACCACGCAAAAGGTCGTTTAAAACTGGTGAGTCGCGACTTACACCCGCCCAAAGCAGCGTGGGACGCAGAAACGCCAACCAATATGTTAGAACCCGTTGGTTTGCCAAACGTCGACGTAAAATGGAATCGTCACTGCGTACTCGGCACGACCGGTGTTGAACTGTTAGACGGATTGCCGCCTGTTCTGGAGTATGATTTCCAAGTCAATAAAGGCATGGATCCAGACGCGCATCCATACGGCGTTTTCTTTCATGACGTTGCTGATACTAAAACGACTGGTGCGAATGAGTTCCTGAAATGTAACGACATCGATACGCTTGTTGTCGGTGGCTTAGCCCTCGATTTCTGCGTAAAAAAATCGGTGATGCAGGCATTAGATCTCGGGTTTAAAGTCGTTGTGAATCTTGCTTCGACACGCGCAGTATTGCCAGATACCCTTGATGATGTGATTGCTGAAATGAAACAAAACGGCGCGTTATTTGTTGACTGTGCTGATGACATCATTGTCGAGCAGTTTGCATAA
- a CDS encoding VOC family protein, which translates to MHQHEKLNYVEFGSTDLSATKQFFEQVFGWSFVDYGPDYSAFSGQGLDGGFFKSELVSHTSNGAALLVFYSSDIQATLSKVEQHGGHILRPIFEFPGGCRFHFTEPSGNEFAVWSESH; encoded by the coding sequence ATGCACCAACACGAAAAATTAAACTACGTAGAATTTGGCAGTACAGATTTGAGTGCGACAAAGCAGTTCTTTGAGCAAGTTTTTGGCTGGTCATTTGTCGATTACGGTCCGGATTACAGCGCATTTTCTGGACAAGGACTAGACGGTGGATTCTTCAAGTCTGAGCTTGTCAGTCACACCTCAAATGGCGCAGCACTGTTGGTCTTTTATAGTTCGGACATTCAGGCGACATTGTCCAAGGTGGAACAACATGGTGGGCATATTTTGCGCCCAATCTTTGAGTTTCCCGGAGGTTGTCGATTCCACTTTACTGAACCAAGTGGCAATGAGTTTGCTGTTTGGTCAGAAAGTCACTAA
- a CDS encoding peptide-methionine (S)-S-oxide reductase, with amino-acid sequence MQEIYFAGGCLWGVQEFMRHLPGVIATEAGRANGTTNSTATDYDGYAECVRTQFDPSQVSIEDLMGYFFEIIDPYSVNKQGEDVGEKYRTGVYSQNPQHLDRVKSYIANREDAAKIVVEVRELTNYVPSDDEHQDRLTRFPDDYCHIPLDLLHKYKNR; translated from the coding sequence ATGCAAGAGATTTACTTTGCGGGCGGCTGCCTGTGGGGCGTACAGGAATTTATGCGCCACCTTCCCGGCGTGATTGCTACCGAAGCGGGTCGCGCGAACGGCACGACAAATTCCACTGCCACGGATTACGACGGTTATGCGGAATGCGTACGCACTCAATTCGACCCTTCGCAAGTATCTATCGAAGATTTGATGGGTTACTTCTTCGAAATCATCGACCCTTACAGCGTCAATAAACAAGGTGAGGACGTCGGTGAAAAATACCGAACGGGTGTGTATAGCCAAAACCCGCAACACCTCGACAGAGTAAAAAGCTACATCGCAAATAGAGAAGATGCCGCCAAGATAGTGGTCGAAGTACGTGAGTTAACCAACTACGTACCAAGTGATGACGAACACCAAGACAGGCTAACTCGCTTCCCGGATGATTACTGCCATATTCCTCTGGACTTATTACACAAGTATAAGAACCGCTAA
- the eat gene encoding ethanolamine permease, whose translation MSNHQEYLAKRQLKRGTAGWILLAGLGVSYVISGDFAGWNFGIAQAGWGGFLIAAIAMAVMYLTLVLSLAEMSAAIPAAGGGYSFARQAMGPTGGFFTGLSVLIEYALAPAAIVIFIGSAVNELIGIDGPVVYALFYAVFIGIHMAGVGEALKVMMVISGLAVLAILATAGVLIGDFDINNLFDIAPATAQATEALPFGWYGVWAALPFAMWLFLAVEGVPLAAEEAKNPAKDVPKGIIGAMLFLLLTATLVVVLLAGAVGSQVIGDSAVPLVDALKLTGNLTIATAVNVLGLAGLIASFFSIIYGYSRLVFALSRAGYLPQSLSLTSDKKVPTRALFVPGVFGFLVSLTGEGDLILAMAVVGATVSYALMSLSHILLRIKQPELHRPYKTPGGIVTSSISLVLSLIAMTGVYAFDPSAFFMTMGLFVIGGAYYGLYSRNKLVATSAEEEFAMLSVAEQELEAEGAR comes from the coding sequence ATGTCTAATCATCAGGAATATCTGGCTAAAAGACAGTTAAAAAGAGGGACCGCAGGCTGGATTCTGCTTGCGGGGCTGGGCGTATCGTATGTTATTTCCGGGGACTTTGCCGGATGGAACTTTGGTATCGCTCAGGCAGGCTGGGGTGGTTTCCTTATCGCAGCGATTGCGATGGCGGTGATGTACCTAACGTTGGTTTTATCTTTGGCGGAAATGTCGGCGGCGATTCCGGCTGCTGGTGGCGGCTATAGCTTTGCGCGTCAGGCAATGGGACCGACGGGCGGCTTTTTTACCGGTTTATCTGTACTTATTGAATATGCGCTTGCACCTGCTGCGATTGTAATATTCATTGGCTCAGCGGTGAATGAATTGATTGGTATTGATGGCCCTGTTGTCTACGCACTTTTTTATGCCGTCTTTATCGGAATTCACATGGCTGGTGTTGGTGAAGCGCTAAAGGTCATGATGGTTATTAGTGGATTAGCGGTGTTGGCCATTTTGGCGACCGCAGGTGTACTGATAGGTGACTTCGACATCAACAACCTGTTTGATATTGCTCCAGCAACTGCTCAGGCAACAGAAGCGTTACCATTTGGCTGGTATGGTGTATGGGCTGCACTGCCATTTGCGATGTGGTTATTCCTCGCGGTTGAAGGGGTTCCTTTAGCGGCAGAAGAAGCGAAAAACCCGGCGAAAGACGTGCCAAAAGGCATTATCGGTGCAATGTTGTTCCTTCTACTAACAGCGACTCTTGTGGTTGTGCTTTTAGCTGGTGCAGTAGGTTCACAAGTTATTGGTGATAGTGCGGTACCATTGGTTGATGCACTGAAGCTGACAGGTAACCTGACTATTGCTACTGCCGTTAACGTACTTGGTCTGGCTGGCTTGATTGCGTCGTTCTTCTCAATCATTTACGGCTACAGCCGTTTGGTATTCGCGCTTTCTCGTGCTGGTTACCTGCCACAAAGCTTGTCACTAACAAGTGATAAGAAAGTGCCGACTCGTGCACTATTTGTTCCGGGTGTATTTGGCTTCTTAGTCTCGCTGACAGGTGAAGGTGATTTGATTTTGGCAATGGCTGTTGTTGGCGCAACCGTATCGTACGCTTTGATGTCACTAAGCCACATCTTGCTACGCATCAAGCAACCTGAGCTACATCGCCCATACAAAACACCGGGTGGTATTGTTACTTCAAGTATCTCGTTGGTGCTTTCTTTAATCGCGATGACTGGCGTTTATGCATTTGATCCTTCAGCGTTCTTTATGACCATGGGACTGTTCGTTATCGGTGGAGCGTATTACGGACTCTACAGCCGCAACAAACTGGTTGCGACTTCAGCAGAAGAAGAGTTTGCGATGCTGTCAGTGGCGGAACAGGAATTGGAAGCAGAAGGCGCTCGTTAA
- the eutC gene encoding ethanolamine ammonia-lyase subunit EutC, giving the protein MGKVVSISDGATAKVVTRNPWDKLREFTSARIALGRSGNSVPTDELLSFQLDHAQAMDAVHCTLNVDSLVAQLSDSYSILKQTLEPPVVVTSKVTDRFMYLQRPDLGRQLDEASWNTLEAIGKEHNTELDLAIVIADGLSSVAIQNHALPVISRLVSLMSGDEEHQWNLAPIAIVKQGRVAVGDDVGECFNAKAVLVLIGERPGLTSPDSMGMYLTWGAKRGSKDSDRNCISNVRPQGLNYDDACQRAFYLLKEARRLQLSGVNLKDRSAIDEESGGDLEDKHNNNFLISKM; this is encoded by the coding sequence ATGGGTAAAGTGGTTTCAATCTCAGACGGCGCGACAGCAAAAGTCGTGACACGTAATCCTTGGGATAAATTACGTGAGTTTACTTCTGCGCGTATCGCTCTGGGTCGCAGTGGAAATAGTGTTCCGACGGATGAATTGCTCTCTTTTCAGCTCGATCACGCCCAGGCGATGGACGCAGTGCATTGTACTCTGAATGTAGACTCTCTGGTCGCCCAGCTGTCCGACTCGTACTCGATTCTCAAACAAACACTTGAGCCACCTGTCGTGGTGACAAGCAAAGTCACCGATCGATTCATGTATTTGCAGCGACCAGATCTAGGCCGCCAGCTTGATGAAGCGTCCTGGAACACGCTTGAAGCCATTGGCAAGGAACACAATACCGAGCTCGATTTAGCGATCGTTATCGCCGATGGTCTTTCTTCTGTCGCGATCCAGAACCATGCCTTACCCGTTATCAGCCGCTTAGTTTCACTAATGAGTGGTGATGAAGAACACCAATGGAATTTAGCGCCTATCGCTATTGTGAAGCAGGGGCGAGTCGCGGTCGGTGATGATGTCGGCGAGTGCTTTAATGCCAAGGCCGTGTTGGTTCTTATCGGCGAAAGACCAGGACTGACATCGCCAGACAGTATGGGCATGTACCTGACTTGGGGAGCGAAACGCGGCTCGAAGGATTCCGACCGAAACTGTATTTCTAACGTGCGACCGCAAGGGCTCAATTATGACGATGCCTGTCAGCGCGCATTCTATTTGCTTAAAGAGGCTCGAAGACTCCAACTCTCAGGCGTGAACTTAAAGGACCGTTCTGCCATTGACGAAGAGAGTGGTGGCGATCTCGAAGATAAGCACAACAACAATTTCTTAATTTCTAAAATGTAG